DNA sequence from the Streptomyces canus genome:
GTTCGTACCGCTCGAACTCCGGCGCGGGCCGGAGCGGCGGCTCACCCGCGGTGAGCCGAAGATGGCCCTGCCTCAGCCTCGCGATCCGCCTGGTCCTGCCGGGCGAGCCCCTGACCGCCCCGCCGATGCTCTGGGTGACCCCGACGACCCGCAGCGGCCGCCCGTCCTCGCGGGCGACGGCACCGGATCCGTGTCCAGCGCAGCGGCACGCCCAGGAAGGTCTCGTTGCCGGCCGAACGGCGTTCCGCACGCGAACCCGTCACCTCGCCGTCCCCACCCACATCAGTCGACCTGCCAGGCGGTCTGCAACGCCAGGCGCGCCACCGACGCTTCGACGGTGTGGACAGGTGGCTCCCAGCCGAACTCTCGTATCCGTTCGACGAATTCCGACGGCAGCATCACGCCATGGCGTCCCACGTCATGCTGAAGGTCGCGGCGCCAGACCCAGGAGCCGTCGGTGAACAGTGACGAGCAGCCCACGAGATGCTCGCCACAGCCCAGCAGGCACTGCTCGGTCTCGGTGAATTCGGCGACCATCGGGGAGCCGGTGAGATACGCGACGGCGAAAGCCGCGATCTCCTGCCATGCCCCGGAGTCCCTCATTTGGACAACGGCCCACACGCTGAAACCCCAGGTCATGGACTCGACCTGGGGTTCAAAGAGAGCCGCCTTCGGGATTCGAACCCGAGACCTACGCATTACGAGTGCGTTGCTCTGGCCATCTGAGCTAAGGCGGCGCGCCGTCCGCACCATGGTGCGATCAGCAACGTCGGTAAGTCTACACAGTTTCCAGGAGTGCTCCGCACCAGCCCTCGGGCCACCCCGGGCCGTCCCGCGACCAGGGCTAGGAGCAGCGTTTTCCGTCCACGGGAGGGGTCCCGCGGACCAGATACGCGTCGATCGCGGAGTCGATGCAGGTGCTGCCGCGGCCGTAGGCGGTGTGACCGTCGCCGTCGTAGGTGAGCAGGCGGGCCGACGAGAGCTGGGCGGCCAGGGATCGGGCCCAGCGGTAGGGGGTGGCCGGGTCGCGGGTGGTGCCGACCACAACGATCGGGGCGGCGCCCTGCGCCTTGATGCGGTGCGGCTCACCCGTAGGGCCGACCGGCCAGTACGCGCAGTTGAGGGAGGCCCAGGCGAGGCCCTCGCCGAAGACGGGGGACGCCTTCTCGAAGGTCGGGACGGCCTTCTCCACCTCCTCCGGACTGTTGTAGGCGGGCGGGAGGTCGAGGCAGTTCACGGCCGCGTTGGCGGACATCAGGTTGCTGTAGCGGCCGTCGGCGTCCCGCGCGTAGTAGCTGTCGGCGAGGACCAGCAGCCCGGCGCCGTCGTTCTCCTTCATCGCCGAGCCGAGCGCCTCCCGCAGCTGGGCCCAGGAGCTCTCGTCGTACATCGCCGCGATCACGCCGGTCGTGGCGAGGGCCTCGCCGAGGCTGCGGCGGTCCGCGTCACCGGTGGGGACCGGGTGCGCGTCCAGCTTGGCGAAGAAGGTCCTGAGCTTCCGGCCGGCCTGCGCGGTCGTCGTGGTCTTCGTGCCGAGCGGGCAGTCCGACTGCTGCACACAGTCCTTCGCGAACGACTGGAACGCCGTCTCGAAACCCACCGTCTGGTCGAGGTTCAGCCGGCTCGCGGGCAGCGAGGGGTCCATCGCGCCGTCCAGCACCAGCCGCCCGGAGCGGCCGGGGAACAGTCCCGTGTAGGTCGCCCCGAGGAACGTCCCGTACGACGCCCCCACGTAGTTCAGCTTCGCGTCGCCGAGTGCCGCCCGCACGATGTCCATGTCCCGGGCCGTCTCGACCGTCGACACATGCCGCAGCAGCTTCGCCGAGTGCGCGCCGCACCCTTCCGCGAACTTCTTGTAGGCGTCGACGAGTTCGGTGGTCTCGCGCGCGTCGTCGGGGGTGATGTCCGTCTGGGCATACGTGTCCATGTCCCGCCCGTCGAGACACTCGACGGGCTCGCTGCGGGCGACGCCGCGCGGATCCACCGCGACCATGTCGTAGCGGGCCCGCACCTCGGCCGGGTAGCCGATCCCGGCGTACGCCTGGAGGTAGCCGACCGCCGAGGCGCCCGGCCCGCCCGGGTTCACGAACAGCGACCCGAGGCGCTTGCCCGGCCCGGTGGCCTTCTTGCGGGCGACGGCGAGCCGGACGTCCCCGTCGGCCGTCCTGTCGTAGTCGAGCGGCACCTTCAGCGTGGCGCACTCGAAACCGGGGTCCCCGCAGCCGTGCCAGCGCGCCTTCTGTCCGTAGTACGGCGTGAGGGCGGCCGGTGTCGACCTCGGCAGCGCGGCCAGCGCCACGTCGGCGGCCGAGGTG
Encoded proteins:
- a CDS encoding alpha/beta hydrolase — protein: MYTRRSSRSFRTGGTLLAAALLTSACSAGASTNAATSAADVALAALPRSTPAALTPYYGQKARWHGCGDPGFECATLKVPLDYDRTADGDVRLAVARKKATGPGKRLGSLFVNPGGPGASAVGYLQAYAGIGYPAEVRARYDMVAVDPRGVARSEPVECLDGRDMDTYAQTDITPDDARETTELVDAYKKFAEGCGAHSAKLLRHVSTVETARDMDIVRAALGDAKLNYVGASYGTFLGATYTGLFPGRSGRLVLDGAMDPSLPASRLNLDQTVGFETAFQSFAKDCVQQSDCPLGTKTTTTAQAGRKLRTFFAKLDAHPVPTGDADRRSLGEALATTGVIAAMYDESSWAQLREALGSAMKENDGAGLLVLADSYYARDADGRYSNLMSANAAVNCLDLPPAYNSPEEVEKAVPTFEKASPVFGEGLAWASLNCAYWPVGPTGEPHRIKAQGAAPIVVVGTTRDPATPYRWARSLAAQLSSARLLTYDGDGHTAYGRGSTCIDSAIDAYLVRGTPPVDGKRCS